The following proteins come from a genomic window of Novosphingobium sp. P6W:
- a CDS encoding phosphoribosyltransferase domain-containing protein — protein sequence MLTLSATTRSIVLPTGQIDITVDEAAWPLDDLCDFAARENPKRGFLVVSRVLGRHLPVSPQVMRRSVRDLAARIPADLPGPVLVLGLAETAVCLGQTVHEELRLQTGRDDIHFLHSTRQRLGDQSLDTALLCRFEEPHSHASAHLIYRSDLPAPRSLVIVDDEISTGTTTCNLAHALVAACPSVEGIVVAVLTDWSVGRGWQERMPRPTKVAALLSGRLEWTQGETIAATAAFDMAAASLGLLATHRNFGRLGLDASVAPLPLTPLPPLTGPLRIVGTGEFTYLPFRLAERMEAEGHDVVVQATSRSPARVGAAMKTKLCFSDNYGTGVPNYLYNADLADGRTTWIAHETGADTIDPALVAALGASVIGWNA from the coding sequence ATGCTGACCCTTTCCGCCACTACCCGCTCGATCGTCCTGCCGACCGGGCAGATCGACATCACTGTGGACGAGGCTGCCTGGCCTCTCGACGACTTGTGCGACTTTGCCGCGCGCGAAAACCCGAAGCGCGGTTTCCTTGTCGTTTCGCGCGTGCTCGGCCGGCACCTGCCCGTGTCGCCGCAAGTGATGCGCCGCAGCGTGCGCGATCTTGCCGCGCGTATCCCGGCGGACTTGCCGGGCCCGGTTCTGGTGCTGGGACTGGCGGAGACTGCCGTGTGCCTGGGCCAGACGGTGCATGAGGAACTGCGCTTGCAGACCGGCCGGGACGACATTCATTTCCTGCATTCGACGCGCCAGCGACTGGGGGACCAGTCGCTGGACACGGCGCTGCTCTGCCGCTTCGAGGAACCGCATAGCCATGCTTCTGCGCACCTGATCTATCGCAGCGATCTGCCAGCGCCGCGTTCGCTGGTCATCGTCGACGATGAAATTTCGACCGGCACGACCACCTGCAACCTCGCTCATGCGCTGGTTGCCGCCTGTCCCAGCGTCGAGGGGATCGTGGTTGCTGTGCTGACCGACTGGTCCGTGGGCCGCGGCTGGCAGGAGCGAATGCCGCGCCCGACCAAGGTCGCTGCATTGCTGAGTGGCCGTCTTGAATGGACCCAGGGCGAAACAATTGCCGCGACCGCCGCATTCGACATGGCCGCAGCCTCGCTTGGCCTGTTGGCAACGCACCGCAATTTCGGACGGCTGGGGCTGGACGCCTCGGTCGCGCCGCTGCCGTTGACGCCGCTGCCGCCCTTGACCGGACCCTTGCGCATCGTCGGCACTGGAGAATTCACTTACCTTCCGTTTCGTCTTGCGGAGCGCATGGAGGCAGAGGGGCACGATGTAGTCGTCCAGGCGACAAGCCGCAGTCCGGCGCGGGTTGGCGCGGCGATGAAGACCAAGCTGTGCTTTTCAGACAACTATGGAACCGGTGTGCCCAACTACCTTTACAATGCCGATCTGGCGGACGGGCGCACCACCTGGATTGCGCATGAAACCGGCGCAGACACGATCGATCCCGCCTTGGTCGCGGCGCTGGGTGCAAGCGTGATCGGGTGGAACGCCTGA
- a CDS encoding cysteine protease StiP domain-containing protein: MAADLQQVAASGFSGSYDPADVTFLLKPVTMVPTAVADKEAAIQSGRRHYSEMIAPEPLPDAEYLALYHAALARNGARLAQDVANLAACLAERRPGREIVLVSLARAGTPIGVLLARTLRAWGHSAVHYSVSIIRDRGIDQTALTHIAARHDPRDAVFVDGWTGKGAIAGELRASLAANALGFVPELAVIADPAGQADIAATDDDYLIASGLLNGIVSGLVSRSILNPQYVGKGDFHACVTYPHYAHADVSRAFVDSIAPRAAAATPLSITGHAVRRGGLMAGCEAMLESLLAGCVEGDRNRIKPGIAEATRALLRRVPERLLVRDPGDGDVAHLLHLAARHGIPVERLDKQSQYRAVAIIRGLGNES, translated from the coding sequence GTGGCCGCTGACCTGCAGCAGGTGGCCGCGTCCGGCTTTTCGGGCAGCTACGATCCGGCCGACGTCACCTTCCTGCTCAAGCCGGTGACGATGGTGCCGACCGCCGTTGCCGACAAGGAAGCGGCGATCCAGTCCGGTCGACGCCATTATTCGGAGATGATCGCACCGGAGCCGCTGCCGGATGCCGAATACCTCGCGCTGTACCATGCCGCTCTGGCGCGAAACGGTGCGCGGCTGGCGCAGGACGTGGCAAACCTTGCCGCCTGCTTGGCCGAGCGCCGGCCCGGCCGCGAGATCGTGCTGGTGTCGCTGGCGCGGGCAGGCACTCCGATCGGCGTTCTTTTGGCGCGGACTCTGCGGGCCTGGGGGCACAGCGCCGTTCACTATTCGGTCAGCATCATCCGCGATCGCGGCATCGACCAGACCGCGCTAACCCATATCGCCGCCCGGCACGATCCGCGAGACGCGGTGTTCGTCGACGGATGGACGGGCAAGGGCGCCATCGCGGGCGAACTGCGGGCCTCGCTGGCGGCAAATGCACTGGGCTTCGTGCCCGAACTGGCGGTGATCGCGGACCCTGCTGGCCAGGCCGATATCGCCGCGACGGACGACGACTATCTTATCGCCTCCGGGCTGCTCAACGGGATCGTGTCGGGGCTGGTGAGCCGCTCGATCCTCAATCCGCAGTACGTGGGCAAGGGAGATTTTCATGCCTGTGTCACGTATCCCCACTATGCCCATGCCGATGTGTCGCGGGCTTTCGTAGATAGCATTGCCCCGCGCGCAGCGGCGGCGACGCCTTTGTCGATTACGGGCCATGCCGTTCGGCGCGGCGGGCTGATGGCTGGGTGCGAGGCCATGCTGGAATCCCTGCTGGCGGGCTGCGTGGAAGGAGACCGCAACCGGATCAAGCCGGGCATAGCCGAGGCCACAAGGGCACTGCTGCGACGAGTACCCGAGCGGCTTCTGGTTCGCGATCCCGGTGATGGAGACGTCGCGCATCTGCTCCACCTTGCCGCCCGCCACGGTATTCCGGTGGAGCGGCTGGACAAGCAATCACAATATCGCGCCGTGGCGATCATCCGCGGCCTGGGAAACGAGTCATGA